AAGCGGTCGCGGCCATACGCGCCGCGGCGCCCGATGTCCCCGTCGGCCTCACGATGTCGATGACCGACTTCCAGGCGGTGGAAGGAGGCGAGGCGCGACTGCAGGAGATCCGCCGGCCGATGGAGGACGTGTACCTCGAGGGCACGGAGGGCGACGACTACATCGGCGTGCAGACCTACACGCGGCTTCTCATCGACGCCAACGGCCTGGCCCCCTACCCGCCGGACGCGCGCACCACGCTGATGGGCTACGAGTTCTACCCGGAGGCACTCGAGGCCTGCATCCGCCGCGCCGTCGACGTGACCGGCCTGCCCGTCATCGTCACCGAGAACGGCATCGGCACCGACGACGACGACGAGCGCATCGAGTACGTCGAGCGGGCCCTGAGGGGCGTGCTCGACACGATCGCCGACGGCCTCGACGTCCGCGGTTACGTCTACTGGAGCCTGCTCGACAACTTCGAGTGGGCCTACGGCTACAAGCCCACGTTCGGCCTCGTCGCGGTGGACCGCAGCACCCAGGTGCGTACCGAGAAGCCCAGCGCCCGCTGGCTGGGAGGCATCGCCCGAGCCAACGCCCTGCCCGCAGACTGACCACGGAGTGTTCCGCTACGGCTGAGGCCGGTAGCATCCGAGACGTGGATGTGCGCCCCGATACCAGAACGCGGTCCGAGCGGGTACGAGACATGGCCCGCTCGCCCGACGGCAAACGGATGATCAAGTACACATTCGTTTCGGTGATCTCGGTGATCGTCTCCCAGGTCGTGCTGGGCGTGCTCCTGTTCGGCTTTCACTGGTCGGGCCGCAACGGGCAGATCGCAGCCTGCTCGGTGGCCACCGTTCCCTCGTACTACCTGAACCGCTCCTGGGTGTGGCGCAAGCCGGGGCGGTCGCACCTGATGAAGGAGGTCGTCCCCTTCTGGACGCTCGCGTTCATCGGGTTGGCGTTCTCCACGTGGTGTGCCGACTACGCCGACAGTCATGCCGACGACTGGGTCTCCGGGAAAACCGCTCACAACCTCGTCGTCATGGTCTTCGCGCTGGGTGCGTTCGGGGTGCTGTGGTTCGGGAAGTTCGTCATCTTCAACAAGATCCTCTTCGTGCACCACCCGGAGGAGCTCGAGGACATTCCCGCGCTCGACGGCCGCACCGGCCTGCCGACATAGCCACGGCGTCGTCACGCCCCATGGACGCCGGCCTGCTCGAGCACGCGCGCCGGGCGACCGGGTTCATGTCCGAGAACGAGGGCCTGGCGTTGCACCGGGCGGGCCTCGACGCGGCGGGCGCGGGCCCGCTGCTCGAGATCGGTTCCTACTGCGGCAAGTCGGCCGTCTACCTCGGCGCCGCAGCGCGCGAGCGCGGCACCGTCCTGTTCAGCATCGACCACCATCGCGGCTCGGAGGAGAACCAGCCC
This window of the Actinomycetota bacterium genome carries:
- a CDS encoding glycosyl hydrolase family protein, with amino-acid sequence MPTTTSFPDGFLWGTATAAHQVEGGNWNNDWWAWEHAPGTPCPDPSGDACDHWHRYDDDIALLANLGFNAYRFSLEWSRIEPEEGEFSLVALDHYKRMCESCLERGVEPVVTFHHFTSPRWVAAAGGWAVADTADRFARFVERTASHLHGSMARACTINEPNWVATNGYILAMWPPGEQDYDKGKRASDTLVDAHRKAVAAIRAAAPDVPVGLTMSMTDFQAVEGGEARLQEIRRPMEDVYLEGTEGDDYIGVQTYTRLLIDANGLAPYPPDARTTLMGYEFYPEALEACIRRAVDVTGLPVIVTENGIGTDDDDERIEYVERALRGVLDTIADGLDVRGYVYWSLLDNFEWAYGYKPTFGLVAVDRSTQVRTEKPSARWLGGIARANALPAD